The DNA region TCAAACATGAAGATACTAGTATTCTCTTAAAAGCGAGGCCAAATCTGAAGATTTTCCGAAAGACCGCGGATATCGTTTCTTGACGCATAGAACCTAGTATAAAGTAAATCAAAAAGTTCAGCAATTTGCAGCTAAAGAGGCTTCAAGCGTCGCTCCTCCCAAGAGATCTGTTGTATCGCCTGGCATGATCCGTTACCTTCATTATCCATCAAAGAGCTTGGTAATATCTTGTGAACGGGAGTTCTTCGTTTCTTACTTACACGGGAATATGTACTATTTTCAGGTTTTTAGATTTGGCTTTCCTTTCCACCACAAGGCAATGTCATACAGGACCAGCTGATTCTTGCGTTTTTCATATTCAAACCACGCCTTCAGTTCCTTGAGGAGCCATGTCAGGGACCACTTGGAGTATTGATTGCTGATGAGCTCGCAAGTTTCGTCGTAGACCATTCGAGCACAATACTGCGTCATAATCAGGAAGGTCCTCTCGGGACCGAGCGGGCTTTGCAGACATTCGTCCAGATGTCTTGTGAGGTCAtttgtcttcaagatcaacagtACAACGCCTGGTATTCTCGCCAGAAGACCCATTAAATCGACTAGGACAGAGCCGTGCATTAGCCCCGCAGCCATTgtttcaatttcttcgtTGCTCCGACGCTTGGAGATATCGAAGTTTAAAGCCGTGTCGATGCTTCGTCCGGTAATAGCCGCAGCAAGCAAAGGGAACTGGTCGTCGGTAATGTGAGCAAATCTTTTTGCGTAGAACTTCATTGCCTCCCTATCATGGTCGAGCAATGCCAGCCAAAAGTGCGCGTAGTCTCTTCTCGTCTGGGTAGTGGGAAATCTATAGAGACCGTGGTCATATAGGACTATCTCGAAATTATGCGGATTAGCGGAAGAAGGCTTACTCGGGCGGATGGCTAGATTACCGCCGTGAGGATCACAATGGAGACCTGCATTTGGCGTGAAGATcatcttgttgaagatgtGCGACAGGCAAACTGATACTTCGGCCCTGGAGATTTTATGACTGTCCAGAAACTTTAAATCGTCAAGCCTGCTCCCCTTGATGTACTCCATTACGAGTATCCTTCGGTTGGCACTGACGACTTTTGGAATGATGAGCGCGGTCTCCGCTTTGGACTTCGAGAACAATTCTGCACTGGAGATAGCATTTCTGGCTTCCTTGGTGAAGTCCAGCTCGACGAAAATCGACGATTGCAACTCGTCTCCCAACCAAAGCAAGGGATACTCGGGAAAAACTATGTCCATCAAGTTAAACACAGTCTGCGTCAGCATCACATCTAGCGGCACAAATTCCTTCAAGGAAGGATGCTGACATTTGACCGCGACCATCTGATCAGTGTCCCGCAGTTTGGCTACATGAACCTGCGCCAGGGAGGCCACGCCGATTGGCTTAGGGTCAAACTCCGAGAACATTTCATCAATGTTTATCTTCAGGTCCTGCTTGAACATATCATTTATCTCTTCGAAAGTGGACTCAGGACACTGATCCTGCAACGGAATCATGGTGTTCGTCCATTCAGGCGGCAACATGTAGGTCATCGAGCCAATATGCTGGCCGAGTTTGATGAAAACACCGCCATTGGTTTGTAACGCACGTAGAGTGATATCGGCACAGCATTGGTGGCATGCATCCAATGCCTTCCGACGCTCCTCTGGGGTCTCATACTTGGCATCTAGAGTTTTCTTGTAATAATGGAAGCACCGTATCGTGGCCAATGCAACGACTCCAATTCTTCTAGATGTCAAAAAGACGTGTCTCAGCACATCGTGAGCCGTGTCATTTATCTTGTAATAAACCACTCCCGCTCCGACTATTGATCCCAGAACAATTCTCTTTTTAGTCAGTTTGAACCTTTTAGATGAAGTTTGCTTCGGAGTAGGACCAGTAGCAAATCGTCTCAAGAGAACTCTTGATGGCAGAGATCGTGACAGCAGCGGTTTTATCATATCATGAACGATGGCAAAGCAGATACAGTCTCAACGGTTTTGTGATACCAGGCAACAACTAATATACTTCAATGACATGTTCCATACTTTAGTATGGCTTGACTAGATTGAACTCGTTAGAAGAGACAAGCACACTATACGCACTGACACTAGAATGTCAGTAAATATGAAGAGTTAGAAGAATACAAAAGTTGTCTATAAAAGGTACTTGATCAATCGACTATCGGTGGCGAATAAACGGGggtctttttttctccCGAAGTGCTCAAAGAGTTCTTGTAAGACAGGAAGGTATTCCAAAAGATCGCCACGACGTTTACAGCCAACAGTCGATGTTGTACGGGGACAAAAGTGAAGTTAACGCATTGGAATGCTGGCCAAACTGCCCAATTGGCTCTCAGGGTATCCCACCATCTGTCttggattttcttctgtgCGTCATTTAAACTCTTGCCCTCCATTAACGTTAGACATCCAAAGTAAAATGGAATCACCGTGGGAGCAAATGTCATCTGATCGAAACCAACCTTGAAAGCTATGTTGGTCCAGTGAGTCTTGGGCGTGTTAGGAAGATTCACTTTGTTATTCAAGAATTTAAACCACTTGTCACCCATGAATGAAAAAATGAGTGATCCGTAGATGACAGATCTGGCGGTTCTGGCATAATCATACTTCGCTCCCTTGCCATCAGGACCTTTTTCCGAGAAACCCAGTTGTGCAATGATATCTCCCGCTCCAAAAAGAGTCCCAGTCATTATCGCATTGGTTTTCTTCGGATGCTTTTGAAGCAATCCCTCATAAGCTACCAGCAATTTACTCATGATCACTCACAAAACCTTTCAATCTCGTTAGCACAGACCCAAGGATGTCTGAACTGAGTACAAAAGattggtgaagaagagatctgtgaactttctcaaactTATATATTCAACTATTTCCACATTCCATGGACCGTAATGACTCCTTTAGTTGCGTTCCAGTACGATTGCGACTTGAATCATCTTGCTGTGTCTCGGTTGTTGGGCATCGAAATTGCAGTCACTGCGAACGGGCGTCACAAATTCGTGTCTTTTTTATTTTCCGGGGGCCGGGTTAGTAGAGCGACACGCCACAAATTTGTGTCACAAAACAATATCTCAGGTATAAATTAAATGGTTTTATGTATTAGATTGGTACTTTCTTGTTGCTACTTCTCATACTTTTTATTATCTTTTCCTTCGCTGAATCTGATCAGCAAGCATAGTTTCATTTCACGATGTTTGTTGATTATTCAGGTTTACAGAGATTTAGTATTATCAACGAGAATTTTGGCAATAAGTATTTGCAATTATTGCGTTTCGATGCCATCCAATCACCGGAAGAGAAGCTCAgagagctgaaagagaactcTAACGGTTTGGACAGCGTGCATGCTGTTCGTTTGGAAGATTTCAAGTTGGACTGGGGTATAATAGACTACATGTATAAGATGTTACTGTGCATTACACAAATGCAAGAGGTATCGTCATTCATTCGGAAGTGTCCAACTATTTATTTTGTTGAAATGTTCGACCACCCATGTCCTATGAGCAGGTACTCCATGGAAAACCTTTCAAGTTCGTTGCTCAAGATGTATCGAGAAATACAGGAGGTGTATGATCGTATTAAGAATGAACTGTTGGAAGAGGTGAAACAACTTATCGCAGAGTTGAAGCCAGACTATGGATTCACCGACTTTAGACAATGGCACATCCTTCAGAAGTACCTCTACTACGAGTGCTGCAGCAATATTCCAAAACAAGCGCTCCCCAAGACCAACGTTGTCCTCGTCCCAAAGGCGTTCCCAAAGCTCTACATGGAGCAAGTTAACAAGAATGGTTTCATGAAGGCAAGTTCTAGGGTCCGCTTTTTCATGTTTGATACTTTATCTGCTGAGCGATCCTTCGATCCAATAAGCGTAGACGATCTGAAGCTCAAAGCCCTAGGCGATAAGGTGACAACCATATGGAAGGAAAAAGATGATAAGGCTGGTATTGGAAGTGACACAGAACGAACCGCCAGTACAGAGCAAACAAATAGATCCTCGAGCATGGGTTCGATTGCAAAAGAACCCGATTTCATTAgactcttcaaagagcacGATGTAAATGTTGGTATTAATCGTCCATCGGTAAGATTTGAGCAACGCAGCGAAACTCTCGGATCAAAATGTAAAGATGAAAGATTGAAATTGAGAGAATATTTCCAATATTCGAAAGATAGAGACGACGCATTTATTTCTTCTGAGGGGAAGAGATCTCCGAGTCCAATAAGCCCTATTTTGGAAGAGGATGAATCAGAAGTTGATAATTCAAGCTCAGACAGAAGCAATGAAAATGAAGTTTTTTCACCATTGAGTTCAGGTAATCTCCCAACTGCTTTGACACCAGATAATGGCTCAGATTTATCTAACCATCAAAAGCATCTCTTCTGCTACAATGATTGCTCGCCTTCGATGTTCCCACCACCACCTGACTTACCTCCCAGTGCTTTTAAGGACTTTTATGCACATCAATCAAAAAGGGAGGCAGTGAAAACAAAGTTGAGAGAATATGTCGCCAAACCAATACAGAAATGTTTCACCCGCAACTCTGATTGCTCGGGCTTCGATACAAATGATTCATTTGCTCAATTTGAAGGTGCTCCTTGGGACGAAATGACCAGCAAaaaattcatcaagttcaagctcaaaaagTTCAAGAGGGATTGCCGTTATTACAAGCAAATAGCGAAGcgattctttgaagacattCATGATAGTAACTCATCGCACAAATTATAATTAGCTGCCACAAGGACTTTGTATTATACTGTCTGTCATTCAAAATAGGATACAGATTAGTCGCGTTAAtaggaaaaaaaattgccCTCTTTAAGCTCTGTTCCTCGTAGACTATTGTCTGGCGCTGCTCGTTTTATCCAAGCATCGCCAACAAAGACCTGACGATTAATCAGTACTTGAACAGCTTCCAGCTAAAATCAATGAAAAAAGAAAACGAAAGGAAGTCGTCATTATAAACTTCGCTGGATGGAACTCTTGGATCTCATATAAGCTGCTGAGGTCAAGGATAGAACGTCCCCGCCAGTGACCTGCGATATGTTTTTTGGGCCTAGTGAAAGAGTAGCTATCCAGGCCTCAGAGCCCCAAACTTCTTAACTTACTCTAAGGTTCACTGCAAGCTATGCATGGCATAGCG from Torulaspora globosa chromosome 3, complete sequence includes:
- the CQD2 gene encoding Cqd2p (ancestral locus Anc_1.383), with translation MIKPLLSRSLPSRVLLRRFATGPTPKQTSSKRFKLTKKRIVLGSIVGAGVVYYKINDTAHDVLRHVFLTSRRIGVVALATIRCFHYYKKTLDAKYETPEERRKALDACHQCCADITLRALQTNGGVFIKLGQHIGSMTYMLPPEWTNTMIPLQDQCPESTFEEINDMFKQDLKINIDEMFSEFDPKPIGVASLAQVHVAKLRDTDQMVAVKCQHPSLKEFVPLDVMLTQTVFNLMDIVFPEYPLLWLGDELQSSIFVELDFTKEARNAISSAELFSKSKAETALIIPKVVSANRRILVMEYIKGSRLDDLKFLDSHKISRAEVSVCLSHIFNKMIFTPNAGLHCDPHGGNLAIRPSKPSSANPHNFEIVLYDHGLYRFPTTQTRRDYAHFWLALLDHDREAMKFYAKRFAHITDDQFPLLAAAITGRSIDTALNFDISKRRSNEEIETMAAGLMHGSVLVDLMGLLARIPGVVLLILKTNDLTRHLDECLQSPLGPERTFLIMTQYCARMVYDETCELISNQYSKWSLTWLLKELKAWFEYEKRKNQLVLYDIALWWKGKPNLKT
- the SYM1 gene encoding ethanol metabolism protein (ancestral locus Anc_1.384) — translated: MSKLLVAYEGLLQKHPKKTNAIMTGTLFGAGDIIAQLGFSEKGPDGKGAKYDYARTARSVIYGSLIFSFMGDKWFKFLNNKVNLPNTPKTHWTNIAFKVGFDQMTFAPTVIPFYFGCLTLMEGKSLNDAQKKIQDRWWDTLRANWAVWPAFQCVNFTFVPVQHRLLAVNVVAIFWNTFLSYKNSLSTSGEKKTPVYSPPIVD